From Xiphophorus hellerii strain 12219 chromosome 6, Xiphophorus_hellerii-4.1, whole genome shotgun sequence, the proteins below share one genomic window:
- the LOC116722194 gene encoding LOW QUALITY PROTEIN: vimentin-like (The sequence of the model RefSeq protein was modified relative to this genomic sequence to represent the inferred CDS: inserted 1 base in 1 codon) — MFQGTPFQAQSADAPGFAANCDHSALFADSLXKDSSGMSYRVAPHSSYKKMFGGERNATKSSYSSRQLSSPMRSSRVSFGLSSAPTIYSAKTQRLRSSAAMPRLASENLDFSLSDAINSEFITNRTNEKAQMQSLNDRFASYIEKVRFLEQQNKILLAELEQLRGKGTSRVGDLYEDEMRELRRQVDQLSNEKARVEVHRDNLADDIGRLRDKLQDEISQREEAEANMQSFRQDVDNAALARLGLERKVESLQEEINFLKKLHDEEMLELQNQIQQQQHVQVDMEVAKPDLTAALRDVRLQYENLASKNIQESEDWYKSKFADLTEAAARNNESLRLAKQEANEYRRQVQALTCEVDALKGSNESLERQMREIEENFGLENSGYQDTISHLEVDIHNMKDEMARHLREYQDLLNVKMALDIEIATYRKLLEGEESRISTPLPNFSSLNLRDGLADSKSHFETSATKKVLIKTIETRDGQVINESTQNHEDMD, encoded by the exons ATGTTTCAGGGAACGCCTTTCCAGGCGCAGTCCGCTGATGCACCAGGGTTTGCAGCAAACTGCGACCACTCTGCTCTTTTTGCTGATAGTT AAAAAGACAGCAGTGGGATGTCCTACAGAGTAGCTCCGCATTCTTCCTACAAGAAGATGTTTGGCGGGGAGCGTAACGCGACCAAGAGCAGCTACTCCAGCCGCCAGTTATCCAGCCCAATGCGCTCCTCTCGGGTGTCCTTCGGGCTCTCCTCCGCTCCGACCATTTACTCTGCCAAGACCCAGAGGCTCAGGAGCAGCGCGGCCATGCCCCGACTGGCCTCCGAGAATCTGGACTTCTCCCTGTCCGACGCCATCAACAGCGAGTTCATCACGAACCGCACCAACGAGAAGGCGCAGATGCAGTCTCTCAACGACCGCTTCGCCAGCTACATCGAGAAGGTGCGCTTCTTGGAGCAGCAGAACAAGATCCTGCTGGCCGAGCTGGAGCAGCTGCGGGGGAAAGGCACGTCCCGGGTCGGGGATCTGTACGAGGACGAGATGCGGGAGCTGCGGCGCCAGGTGGACCAGCTCAGCAACGAGAAGGCTCGGGTGGAGGTGCACCGGGATAACCTGGCCGACGACATTGGCAGGCTGAGAGACAA GTTGCAGGATGAAATTTCCCAGCGGGAGGAAGCAGAAGCCAATATGCAGAGCTTTAGACAG GATGTGGACAACGCTGCCCTTGCCAGACTGGGCCTGGAGCGGAAGGTTGAGTCGCTCCAGGAGGAAATTAACTTCCTCAAGAAGCTGCATGATGAG GAAATGCTGGAGCTACAAAACcaaatccagcagcagcagcatgtgcAGGTGGACATGGAGGTGGCCAAGCCAGACCTGACGGCAGCTCTGAGGGACGTCCGTCTGCAGTATGAGAACCTGGCCTCTAAAAACATCCAGGAGTCAGAAGATTGGTACAAATCCAAG TTTGCTGACCTCACCGAAGCTGCAGCTCGAAATAATGAATCTCTGAGATTAGCCAAGCAGGAGGCCAACGAATACAGGCGTCAAGTTCAGGCACTAACTTGTGAGGTGGATGCCCTCAAAGGATCT AATGAGTCCTTGGAGCGCCAGATGAGGGAAATAGAAGAGAACTTTGGCCTGGAGAACAGTGGCTACCAGGACACCATCAGCCACCTGGAGGTGGACATTCACAACATGAAGGACGAGATGGCCCGTCACCTCCGAGAGTACCAGGACCTGCTCAATGTGAAGATGGCCTTGGACATTGAGATCGCTACCTATAGAAAACTGCTGGAGGGAGAGGAGAGCCG GATCTCCACCCCGTTGCCAAACTTCTCTTCTCTAAATCTCAGAG atGGATTGGCTGATTCAAAATCTCATTTTGAAACATCAGCAACGAAGAAAGTTCTCATCAAGACCATTGAGACCAGGGATGGTCAG gtGATCAATGAGTCAACCCAGAATCACGAGGACATGGACTAA